From the genome of Mesorhizobium japonicum MAFF 303099, one region includes:
- the lpxA gene encoding acyl-ACP--UDP-N-acetylglucosamine O-acyltransferase — MKIKTSIHPSSVVEEGAQIGEGVRIGPFCHISADAVIGDGVELVSHVSVMGATTIGASTKVYPMATLGAPPQNTKHKGGRTTLVIGANCTIREGVTMHVGTDTSRGETTVGDNGNFLAYAHIAHDCVVGKNATFANGATLGGHCEIGDNVYIGGLSAVHQFVRVGDNAFLGGCSAFVGDVIPYAIAVGNRASLRGLNIIGLKRAGLPRSEIYLLRKAYRTIFDRSRTVGENIEFAKAEFASSPTAMKIIDFISSRGKRHYAVPSLKGGDGDDTDDED; from the coding sequence ATGAAAATCAAGACTTCAATCCATCCTTCCTCCGTCGTGGAAGAAGGCGCCCAAATCGGTGAGGGTGTACGCATTGGGCCGTTCTGCCATATCAGCGCCGATGCCGTGATCGGCGATGGCGTCGAACTGGTCAGCCATGTCTCGGTCATGGGTGCGACAACCATCGGCGCCTCGACCAAGGTCTATCCGATGGCGACATTGGGTGCGCCGCCGCAGAACACCAAACACAAGGGCGGCCGCACGACGCTGGTCATTGGCGCGAATTGCACCATCCGCGAAGGCGTCACCATGCATGTCGGCACCGACACCAGCCGCGGCGAAACGACGGTGGGCGACAATGGCAATTTCCTTGCCTACGCCCACATCGCCCATGATTGCGTGGTCGGCAAGAACGCCACCTTCGCCAATGGCGCGACGCTGGGCGGCCACTGCGAGATCGGCGACAACGTCTACATAGGCGGCCTCAGTGCCGTTCATCAATTCGTGCGCGTCGGCGACAACGCCTTTCTTGGCGGGTGCTCGGCTTTCGTTGGTGACGTCATTCCCTATGCCATTGCCGTCGGCAACCGCGCCAGCTTGCGCGGTTTGAACATCATCGGCCTCAAGCGCGCCGGTCTGCCGCGTTCCGAAATCTATCTGTTGCGCAAAGCCTATAGGACGATCTTCGACCGCTCCCGCACCGTTGGCGAGAACATCGAATTCGCCAAGGCCGAGTTTGCCTCTTCGCCGACCGCCATGAAGATCATCGACTTCATCAGCAGTCGCGGCAAGCGGCACTATGCGGTGCCGTCGCTCAAGGGTGGCGATGGCGACGATACCGACGATGAAGACTGA
- the lpxD gene encoding UDP-3-O-(3-hydroxymyristoyl)glucosamine N-acyltransferase, whose product MTDPVFFAPSRRYTAAEVANLTGSVLVDSGQSDVSIEALAPASEGGANALVFVDGRRNSALMPSLRAAAVLCPAEFANKAPSSVAVLIHPRPQQAFALVGRLLFPTAATPGPMTSETGVSAHAHIDPTAHVEAGAIIEAGVVIGPGVSIGSGTVIAPNAVIGQSCQIGRDGYVGPGASIQYALIGNRVIIHGGARIGQDGFGFVGGAKGPERVPQIGRVVIQDDVEIGSNSTVDRGAMSDTIIGQGTKIDNLVQIAHNVRIGRNCIVAGLSGISGSVVVGDNVTMGGGVGLADHLTIGSGAKLAARSGFMSNVPAGEIWGGYPAQPMAEAMREIAMLRTMARARKQGKDNG is encoded by the coding sequence ATGACCGATCCGGTGTTCTTCGCGCCATCACGCCGGTATACGGCGGCCGAAGTCGCGAATCTGACCGGCTCGGTGCTTGTCGATTCCGGCCAATCCGACGTTTCGATCGAGGCGCTGGCGCCGGCCAGCGAAGGCGGCGCCAATGCGCTCGTCTTCGTCGACGGCAGGCGTAATTCCGCGCTGATGCCGTCGCTGCGCGCGGCAGCGGTCCTGTGTCCGGCGGAATTCGCCAACAAGGCGCCGTCGAGCGTCGCCGTTTTGATCCATCCGCGTCCGCAACAGGCATTCGCGCTGGTGGGCCGACTGCTGTTTCCGACAGCCGCCACGCCGGGGCCAATGACCAGTGAGACCGGTGTTTCAGCGCATGCCCATATCGATCCGACCGCGCATGTCGAAGCCGGCGCCATCATCGAGGCCGGTGTGGTCATCGGACCAGGCGTCTCGATCGGCAGCGGCACCGTCATCGCGCCAAACGCGGTCATTGGACAATCCTGCCAGATCGGCCGTGACGGCTATGTCGGCCCGGGCGCCAGCATCCAGTATGCGCTGATCGGCAATCGGGTCATCATCCATGGCGGCGCCAGGATCGGCCAGGACGGCTTCGGCTTCGTCGGCGGCGCCAAGGGCCCGGAACGCGTTCCCCAGATCGGACGGGTCGTCATCCAGGACGATGTCGAGATCGGCTCCAATTCCACCGTCGATCGCGGCGCCATGTCCGATACGATCATCGGCCAGGGCACCAAGATCGACAATCTCGTGCAGATCGCCCATAACGTCCGCATCGGTCGCAATTGTATCGTGGCGGGACTTTCGGGTATTTCCGGTTCCGTGGTCGTGGGTGACAACGTTACGATGGGCGGCGGTGTCGGGCTTGCCGATCACCTGACCATCGGGTCCGGTGCCAAGCTTGCCGCCAGAAGTGGATTTATGAGCAATGTCCCGGCCGGCGAGATCTGGGGCGGTTATCCGGCACAGCCGATGGCGGAAGCCATGCGGGAGATAGCCATGTTGCGCACGATGGCAAGGGCACGCAAGCAGGGCAAGGACAATGGCTGA
- the rseP gene encoding RIP metalloprotease RseP, with protein MNGILHAIFSTEGLFLGTLVPFLFVLTVVVFVHEMGHYLVGRWCGIGVRAFSIGFGPELIGFNDRHGTRWKLCAIPLGGYVKFVGDMNATSSQPTSEELETLTDEERKVAFHTQAIWKRAATVVAGPLFNFLLTIVVFSVLFASYGRYVAEPMVAEVTADSPAAKAGIQPGDRFVSVDGSKVETFGDVQRLVSGRAGDTITFVMLRDGKEVTVTATPQLMEQQDALGNKVKVAVIGVVNNKELGQPRLITYTPVGAVAAAVEETGHVIQRTGQFLQRFAVGREDKCQLGGPVKIADMAGKAAKLGFEWLVQLVALLSVGIGFLNLLPIPPLDGGHLLFYGVEAVIRRPVSERMMEMAYRAGLLLVLCFMGFVFWNDLFGC; from the coding sequence TTGAACGGGATTCTTCACGCGATTTTCAGCACGGAAGGCTTGTTTCTCGGCACGCTCGTGCCGTTTCTGTTCGTGCTGACCGTGGTGGTGTTCGTCCACGAGATGGGCCACTACCTCGTCGGCCGGTGGTGCGGCATCGGGGTCAGGGCCTTCTCGATCGGCTTCGGTCCCGAACTCATCGGCTTCAATGACCGGCATGGCACGCGCTGGAAGCTTTGCGCCATACCGCTTGGCGGCTATGTCAAATTTGTCGGCGACATGAACGCCACCTCCAGCCAGCCCACGTCGGAAGAGCTGGAGACGCTGACCGACGAGGAGCGCAAGGTCGCCTTCCACACACAGGCCATCTGGAAGCGTGCGGCGACGGTGGTGGCCGGGCCTCTGTTCAATTTCCTGCTGACGATCGTCGTCTTTTCCGTGCTGTTTGCCTCCTATGGGCGCTATGTCGCAGAGCCCATGGTGGCTGAAGTCACGGCAGACAGTCCGGCGGCAAAGGCCGGCATCCAGCCTGGCGATCGATTCGTCAGTGTCGACGGCAGCAAGGTCGAAACCTTTGGCGATGTGCAGCGGCTGGTGTCGGGCCGCGCCGGCGATACCATCACCTTTGTCATGCTGCGCGACGGCAAGGAAGTCACGGTGACCGCGACGCCGCAGTTGATGGAGCAGCAAGACGCGCTCGGCAACAAGGTCAAGGTCGCCGTGATCGGCGTCGTCAACAACAAGGAACTCGGTCAGCCTCGTCTCATCACCTACACGCCGGTCGGGGCGGTTGCGGCGGCAGTTGAGGAAACAGGCCACGTCATCCAGCGCACCGGCCAGTTCTTGCAGCGTTTCGCCGTCGGGCGCGAGGACAAGTGTCAGTTGGGCGGTCCCGTCAAGATCGCGGACATGGCCGGCAAGGCGGCGAAACTCGGTTTCGAATGGCTGGTGCAGCTCGTCGCGCTGCTCTCCGTCGGCATAGGTTTTCTAAACCTTTTGCCGATTCCCCCCCTCGACGGCGGCCATCTGTTGTTCTACGGGGTGGAGGCCGTCATTCGCCGGCCGGTGTCGGAACGGATGATGGAAATGGCCTATCGGGCCGGTCTGCTTCTGGTCTTGTGCTTCATGGGTTTCGTGTTCTGGAACGATCTGTTTGGATGCTGA
- the bamA gene encoding outer membrane protein assembly factor BamA, with the protein MKAASKFLSAASAAALSAALVVPGALAVQFVATSAAEAAVVSRVEVSGNQRVDADTIRNYITIKPGKAFSSSDVDAAVKALFGTGLFSDVQINQVGSTLVVKVAEYKVVNQVLFQGNKKLKDNALAAAVQLKPRGTFSQATLDSDVEAVKAAYRRIGRDDAGVTTQVMELGDNRVNVVFHITEGDRTQIAAINFVGNSAYSSRRLSDVINTKRSSWVSFILRDDVYDEDKLRADQELLRRFYYNHGYADFQVVSAVGELDNATNKYTVTITVQEGERYNFGDISVESTIPEVDSKSLESVVETHKGDVYNAKDVEDSIIALTEKVAGSGYAFAQVTPRGDRNFENHTISVVYTVDQGTKAYIERIEIRGNDRTRDYVIRREFDVSEGDAFNQVLIQRAKKRLEDLNYFDKVEISTVPGSQPDQVVLVVDVVEKSTGEFSVGAGYSTGGDSAGPSVEGSITERNFLGRGQFIKLSAGGGKNSRDYSVSFTEPYFLGRRIAAGFDIYKSTREYNNNYDSDTVGATVRFGLPITNSITTQLAYNISQEKYKVDNSCGPTDPPNPPGGTCNISQAILDGIAESPWIKSSVSLGLVYNTIDDMKNPHEGIYANTTVEVAGVGGDAKFVKITGRGSIYQTLSEQLDLVGLISGGAGHVEGYGNDGDLRIFDHFQSTDRMIRGFAYGGIGPVASGTSGDHLGGTTYFNASAEAQFPLPVIPESFGLRGAVFADAATLYGNKIADQTLVDQDSTGMKLRASVGVGLMWASPFGPIRIDYAIPVRKEASDDVQEFNFGISTRF; encoded by the coding sequence ATGAAGGCAGCATCCAAGTTTCTGAGCGCCGCGTCAGCGGCGGCACTGTCCGCCGCTCTGGTCGTGCCAGGTGCGCTCGCAGTACAATTCGTTGCCACATCGGCGGCTGAAGCCGCTGTCGTCAGCAGGGTGGAGGTGAGCGGCAACCAGCGTGTCGACGCCGATACCATCCGCAATTACATCACCATCAAGCCGGGCAAAGCCTTCTCCAGTTCCGATGTCGACGCGGCCGTCAAGGCGTTGTTCGGCACCGGCCTGTTCTCCGACGTCCAGATCAATCAGGTCGGCTCGACGCTGGTGGTCAAGGTCGCCGAATACAAGGTCGTCAACCAGGTGCTGTTCCAGGGCAACAAGAAGCTCAAGGACAATGCGCTCGCGGCGGCGGTTCAGTTGAAGCCGCGTGGCACGTTTTCGCAGGCGACGCTCGATTCCGATGTCGAGGCGGTCAAGGCTGCCTACAGGCGCATCGGCCGCGATGATGCCGGCGTGACCACGCAGGTCATGGAGCTCGGCGACAACCGCGTGAACGTGGTGTTCCACATCACCGAAGGCGACCGTACGCAGATCGCAGCGATCAATTTTGTCGGCAACAGCGCCTATTCGAGCCGCCGTCTGTCGGATGTGATCAACACCAAGCGTTCGTCCTGGGTGTCGTTCATCCTGCGCGATGACGTCTATGACGAGGACAAGCTGCGGGCCGACCAAGAGCTGCTGCGCCGCTTCTACTACAATCACGGCTATGCCGATTTCCAGGTCGTGTCGGCCGTTGGCGAGCTCGACAACGCGACGAACAAATACACGGTCACCATCACTGTCCAGGAAGGCGAGCGCTATAATTTCGGCGATATCAGCGTCGAAAGCACGATCCCGGAAGTCGACTCCAAGTCGCTGGAATCGGTGGTTGAGACCCACAAGGGCGACGTCTACAACGCCAAGGATGTCGAGGACTCCATCATCGCGCTCACCGAGAAGGTGGCTGGTTCAGGCTATGCCTTCGCGCAGGTGACGCCGCGCGGCGATCGCAATTTCGAGAACCATACGATTTCGGTGGTCTATACGGTCGACCAGGGCACCAAGGCCTATATCGAGCGCATCGAGATCCGCGGCAATGACCGCACGCGTGACTATGTCATCCGCCGCGAGTTCGACGTCAGCGAAGGCGATGCGTTCAACCAGGTGCTCATCCAGCGCGCGAAGAAGCGTCTGGAAGACCTGAATTATTTTGACAAAGTTGAAATCTCGACAGTGCCCGGCTCGCAGCCCGATCAGGTCGTGCTGGTGGTCGACGTGGTCGAGAAGTCGACCGGTGAATTCTCCGTTGGCGCCGGCTATTCGACCGGCGGTGACTCGGCAGGCCCATCCGTCGAAGGCTCGATCACCGAGCGCAACTTCCTCGGTCGCGGCCAGTTCATCAAGCTGTCGGCGGGCGGCGGCAAGAATTCACGCGACTACTCCGTATCGTTCACCGAGCCGTATTTCCTCGGACGGCGCATCGCCGCCGGCTTCGACATCTACAAGTCGACGCGGGAATACAACAACAACTATGACAGCGACACCGTCGGTGCGACGGTGCGCTTCGGCCTGCCGATCACCAACAGCATCACGACCCAGTTGGCGTATAATATCTCTCAGGAGAAGTATAAGGTCGACAACAGTTGCGGCCCTACCGACCCTCCGAATCCTCCCGGCGGCACCTGCAACATTTCGCAGGCCATCTTGGATGGCATCGCGGAAAGCCCCTGGATCAAGTCTTCGGTCAGCCTGGGATTGGTCTACAACACCATCGACGACATGAAGAACCCGCATGAGGGTATCTATGCCAACACGACCGTCGAGGTCGCGGGCGTCGGCGGCGATGCCAAGTTCGTGAAGATCACCGGACGCGGCAGCATCTACCAGACGCTGTCCGAGCAGCTTGACCTTGTCGGGCTCATTTCGGGCGGCGCAGGCCATGTCGAGGGTTACGGCAACGACGGCGACCTGCGCATCTTCGATCACTTCCAGAGCACCGATCGCATGATCCGCGGGTTTGCCTATGGTGGCATCGGCCCGGTTGCTTCCGGCACCAGTGGCGACCATCTGGGCGGCACAACATATTTCAACGCTTCGGCCGAAGCCCAGTTCCCGCTGCCGGTCATTCCCGAGAGCTTCGGTCTGCGTGGCGCGGTGTTCGCCGACGCGGCGACGCTTTACGGCAACAAGATTGCTGATCAGACCCTGGTCGATCAGGACTCGACCGGCATGAAGCTGCGCGCTTCGGTCGGTGTCGGCCTAATGTGGGCATCGCCGTTCGGTCCGATCCGTATCGACTATGCGATCCCGGTCAGGAAGGAAGCGAGCGACGACGTGCAGGAATTCAACTTCGGCATATCGACCCGCTTCTGA
- the gltA gene encoding citrate synthase, which translates to MTEAAKKLDVGGANQEATATLQFAGKTHEFKVRSGSVGPDVIDIASLYSTTGAFTYDPGFTSTASCESEITFIDGDAGILLHRGYPIDQLAEHGDFLEVCYLLLYGELPTKAQKDDFDYRVTRHTMVHEQMSRFFTGFRRDAHPMAVMCGVVGALSAFYHDSTDISDPYQRMVASMRLIAKMPTIAAMAYKYHIGQPFIYPKNDLGFAANFLHMCFAVPCEEYKINPVLARAMERIFILHADHEQNASTSTVRLAGSSGANPFACIAAGIACLWGPAHGGANEAALNMLGEIGHVDHIPEFIARAKDKNDPFRLMGFGHRVYKNYDPRAKIMQKTAHEVLGELGIKDDPLLDIAMELEKIALTDPYFIEKKLYPNVDFYSGITLKALGFPTTMFTVLFAVARTVGWIAQWKEMIEDPRQKIGRPRQLYTGAPERDYVPIAKR; encoded by the coding sequence ATGACCGAAGCTGCGAAAAAACTGGATGTGGGCGGCGCGAACCAAGAGGCTACGGCAACGCTTCAATTCGCTGGCAAGACCCATGAATTCAAGGTGCGAAGCGGCTCCGTCGGACCCGACGTCATCGACATCGCCTCGCTCTACAGCACGACCGGCGCCTTCACCTACGACCCCGGCTTCACTTCGACGGCAAGCTGCGAGTCCGAAATCACCTTCATCGACGGCGACGCCGGTATTCTCCTCCACCGCGGCTATCCGATCGACCAGTTGGCCGAACACGGCGACTTCCTCGAAGTCTGCTACCTCCTGCTCTACGGCGAATTGCCGACCAAGGCGCAGAAGGACGATTTCGATTACCGCGTGACGCGCCACACCATGGTGCACGAGCAGATGTCGCGCTTCTTCACCGGTTTCCGCCGCGACGCGCACCCGATGGCGGTGATGTGCGGCGTGGTGGGCGCGCTGTCGGCCTTCTATCACGACTCCACCGACATCTCGGACCCCTACCAGCGCATGGTCGCCTCGATGCGTCTGATCGCCAAGATGCCGACGATCGCGGCCATGGCCTACAAGTACCACATCGGCCAGCCCTTCATTTACCCAAAGAACGATCTCGGCTTCGCGGCAAACTTCCTGCATATGTGCTTTGCCGTGCCGTGCGAAGAGTACAAGATCAACCCGGTGCTGGCGCGCGCCATGGAGCGCATCTTCATCCTGCACGCAGATCACGAGCAGAACGCCTCGACCTCGACGGTTCGCCTCGCCGGCTCGTCGGGCGCCAACCCGTTCGCCTGCATCGCCGCCGGCATCGCTTGCTTGTGGGGCCCGGCCCATGGCGGTGCCAATGAAGCGGCGCTCAACATGCTGGGCGAGATCGGCCATGTCGATCACATCCCGGAGTTCATCGCCCGCGCCAAGGACAAGAACGACCCGTTCCGGCTGATGGGCTTTGGCCACCGCGTCTACAAGAACTACGATCCTCGTGCGAAAATCATGCAGAAGACGGCGCACGAGGTTCTGGGCGAACTCGGCATCAAGGACGATCCGCTGCTCGACATCGCCATGGAACTGGAAAAGATCGCGCTGACCGATCCCTATTTCATCGAGAAGAAGCTGTATCCGAATGTCGACTTCTATTCCGGCATCACGCTGAAGGCGCTGGGCTTCCCCACCACCATGTTCACCGTTCTGTTCGCGGTCGCCCGCACCGTCGGCTGGATCGCGCAGTGGAAAGAGATGATCGAGGACCCGCGCCAGAAGATTGGCCGCCCGCGCCAGCTCTACACGGGTGCGCCGGAGCGCGACTACGTGCCGATCGCCAAGCGCTGA
- the lpxB gene encoding lipid-A-disaccharide synthase produces MADRVLKIAIVAGEESGDLLGADIVRSLRQITGREVRLVGLGGRHLGELGLVSPFDAGEIALMGFSAVLRDLPRLIRRIGQLAKTIAEEKPDCLVTIDSPDFSLRVARKVRAANPSIPIIHYVCPSVWAWRPGRAVAMKPYVDHILCILPFEVKELDRLGGPPGTYVGHRLTHDVGVLAAQKAQALPRDLAQDRIKTLLVLPGSRRGEVRRLIEPFGETVSMLRARGHRLRLQLPTVPHVADLVKSSVNRWDEKPEIIVDPQRKWQAFGKADAALIASGTVSLELALAGVPMVSSYRLDPIARAVAPYLVSVWSALLPNLISDRALIPEFYNEYVKANNLARQLEALFADSGMRAWQKDGFAEIARRMATDKPSGEIAAGVVLRHIKKAP; encoded by the coding sequence ATGGCTGACAGGGTGTTGAAGATCGCGATCGTCGCCGGCGAGGAATCGGGTGATCTGCTGGGCGCCGACATTGTGCGTTCGCTCCGCCAGATCACCGGCCGCGAGGTGCGGCTCGTCGGCCTCGGCGGTCGCCATCTCGGGGAATTGGGCCTGGTGTCGCCCTTTGATGCCGGCGAGATCGCGCTGATGGGTTTCAGTGCAGTCCTGCGCGATCTGCCGCGCCTCATCAGGCGGATCGGCCAGCTGGCCAAAACCATCGCCGAGGAAAAGCCGGATTGCCTGGTCACCATCGACAGTCCGGACTTTTCCTTGCGCGTTGCCAGGAAGGTGCGGGCGGCCAATCCGTCGATACCGATCATCCACTATGTCTGCCCGAGCGTCTGGGCCTGGCGGCCGGGCAGGGCGGTGGCGATGAAGCCCTATGTCGACCATATCCTCTGCATCCTGCCGTTCGAGGTGAAGGAGCTCGATAGGCTGGGCGGCCCGCCCGGCACTTATGTCGGGCATCGCCTGACGCATGATGTGGGCGTGCTTGCCGCCCAGAAGGCGCAGGCCTTGCCGCGCGATCTTGCCCAGGACCGGATCAAGACATTGCTCGTCCTGCCAGGCTCGCGGCGCGGCGAGGTGCGGCGGTTGATCGAACCGTTCGGCGAAACCGTATCGATGCTGCGCGCGCGCGGACATCGTCTGCGGCTGCAGCTGCCGACGGTTCCGCATGTCGCCGATCTCGTCAAATCCTCGGTCAACCGTTGGGACGAAAAACCCGAAATCATCGTTGATCCGCAACGCAAATGGCAGGCTTTCGGCAAGGCCGATGCCGCGCTGATCGCATCGGGGACCGTGTCGCTGGAACTGGCTTTGGCTGGTGTGCCGATGGTGTCGTCCTACAGGCTCGATCCGATCGCCCGTGCCGTTGCGCCGTATCTTGTTTCGGTTTGGTCGGCGCTGCTGCCCAATCTCATCTCCGATCGCGCCCTTATCCCGGAGTTCTACAACGAGTACGTCAAGGCGAACAATCTGGCTCGCCAACTGGAAGCGTTGTTCGCCGACAGCGGCATGCGCGCCTGGCAGAAAGACGGCTTTGCCGAGATCGCCAGGCGCATGGCGACGGACAAGCCGTCGGGCGAGATCGCGGCGGGCGTGGTGCTGCGCCATATAAAAAAGGCGCCCTGA
- the fabZ gene encoding 3-hydroxyacyl-ACP dehydratase FabZ, whose product MADMVAATTLEAVDIMGLMKLLPHRYPFLMIDRIIDIDGDDSAIGIKNVTINEPHFQGHFPEQPVMPGVLIVEAMAQTAGAICIRSLGASKPSLVYFLTIDNAKFRKPVVPGDQLKIHVKKIKKRGNLLKFACEALVDGTKAAEAEISAMMVTGD is encoded by the coding sequence ATGGCTGATATGGTGGCGGCGACGACGCTGGAAGCGGTCGACATAATGGGGCTGATGAAGCTCCTGCCACACCGCTATCCCTTCCTGATGATCGACCGCATCATCGACATCGATGGTGACGATTCCGCCATCGGCATCAAGAACGTCACCATCAACGAGCCGCATTTTCAGGGGCATTTCCCGGAGCAGCCGGTGATGCCGGGCGTGCTGATCGTCGAAGCCATGGCGCAGACGGCAGGCGCCATCTGCATCCGCAGCCTCGGGGCGTCGAAGCCGTCGCTGGTCTATTTCCTGACCATCGACAACGCCAAATTCCGCAAACCGGTCGTTCCCGGCGACCAGTTGAAGATTCACGTCAAAAAAATCAAGAAGCGCGGCAACCTGCTCAAATTCGCCTGTGAAGCCCTGGTCGATGGCACCAAGGCGGCCGAGGCCGAGATTTCAGCCATGATGGTCACCGGCGACTGA
- the gltX gene encoding glutamate--tRNA ligase, whose amino-acid sequence MSDKVVTRFAPSPTGYLHIGGARTALFNWLYAKHTGGTMLLRIEDTDRERSTAAATAAILDGLSWLGLGWDGDAVSQFERAPRHREVAEELVRMGKAYYSYETPAELEAMREAARAKGLPPRYNGQWRDRTPSEAPAGVKGAIRIKAPTEGETIVHDRVQGEVRFPNKDLDDFIILRSDGNPTYMHAVVVDDHDMGVTHIIRGDDHLTNAARQTVIYNAMGWDVPSMSHIPLIHGADGAKLSKRHGALGVEAYRAMGYLPEALLNYLARLGWSHGDDEIMSIKDMISWFDIGDVNKGAARFDFAKLEAINGAHMRRMADAQLLDIFIATLPYLEGGPAMAARLNEHNKAQLLAALPGLKERAKTLVELVDGAAFLFATRPLPVDEKAALLLNDGARKILRGAHEALNALSGDWTAAAAEAAVRDYALAGGHKLGAVAQPLRAALTGKSTSPGVFDVLAVLGREESLARIADQID is encoded by the coding sequence ATGTCCGACAAGGTCGTCACCCGTTTTGCCCCCTCGCCCACCGGCTATCTGCATATCGGCGGCGCGCGCACGGCGCTGTTCAACTGGCTCTATGCCAAGCACACCGGCGGCACCATGCTGCTGCGCATCGAGGACACCGACCGCGAGCGTTCGACCGCCGCCGCCACGGCCGCCATCCTCGACGGCCTCTCCTGGCTTGGTCTTGGCTGGGACGGCGACGCGGTCTCGCAATTTGAGCGCGCGCCACGCCACCGCGAGGTCGCGGAAGAACTCGTTCGCATGGGCAAGGCCTATTACAGCTACGAAACGCCGGCCGAGCTGGAGGCGATGCGCGAGGCAGCACGGGCCAAGGGCCTGCCGCCGCGCTACAACGGCCAGTGGCGCGACCGCACCCCCTCAGAGGCGCCTGCAGGCGTCAAGGGCGCCATCCGCATCAAGGCGCCGACTGAGGGCGAGACGATCGTCCACGATCGTGTGCAGGGCGAAGTGCGCTTCCCCAACAAGGATCTCGACGACTTCATCATCCTGCGTTCGGACGGCAACCCGACCTACATGCATGCCGTCGTCGTCGACGACCACGACATGGGTGTCACGCATATCATCCGCGGCGACGACCACCTGACCAATGCCGCCCGCCAGACCGTGATCTACAACGCCATGGGCTGGGACGTGCCGTCCATGTCGCACATCCCGCTGATCCATGGCGCAGACGGCGCCAAGCTGTCGAAGCGCCACGGCGCGCTCGGCGTCGAAGCCTATCGAGCCATGGGCTACCTGCCGGAGGCATTGCTCAACTATCTCGCGCGCCTGGGCTGGAGCCACGGCGATGACGAGATCATGTCGATCAAGGACATGATCTCCTGGTTCGATATCGGCGACGTCAACAAGGGCGCTGCCCGCTTCGACTTCGCCAAGCTGGAGGCGATCAACGGCGCACATATGCGCCGCATGGCCGACGCGCAGCTGTTGGACATCTTCATCGCCACTTTGCCCTATCTCGAGGGCGGCCCGGCGATGGCCGCGCGCCTCAACGAACACAACAAGGCGCAGTTGCTGGCGGCCCTTCCGGGTCTGAAGGAGCGCGCCAAGACGCTGGTCGAGCTCGTCGATGGCGCCGCCTTCCTGTTCGCCACGCGCCCGCTGCCGGTCGACGAGAAGGCGGCCCTCCTGCTCAATGACGGTGCCCGCAAGATCCTGCGCGGCGCTCACGAAGCTTTGAACGCGCTTTCCGGCGACTGGACGGCGGCCGCGGCGGAAGCCGCGGTCCGCGACTATGCGCTGGCCGGTGGCCACAAGCTTGGCGCCGTGGCCCAACCGTTGCGGGCCGCGCTGACCGGCAAAAGCACCTCGCCCGGCGTGTTCGACGTGCTTGCCGTGCTTGGGCGCGAGGAAAGCCTGGCGCGCATAGCGGATCAAATCGATTAG
- a CDS encoding LpxI family protein, with protein MATIPTMKTETASAGLDLPPDARVGIIAGGGSLPVEVAAGSAGQGYPPFIVLMEGEADRLTELCQYEHETLALEAIGSLVPLLKRHRITHLVLAGEIKRRPRLTHLRPSLSLLAVIPIVVMALARGDDGLLKVVARGLEARGIKIMGAHEIVPNLVAAEGVLTKAVPQKSDWRDIEAGFAAAKAIGALDIGQAAIAVGGRAIALEGIEGTAGLLDRAKLLRGHGRIAGKTRGVLVKCAKPGQELRADLPSMGPQTVEAAHAAGLAGIAVEAGRSLILEGPATLSRANELGLFIVGLAAAEPAYG; from the coding sequence ATGGCGACGATACCGACGATGAAGACTGAGACGGCTTCTGCCGGTCTTGATCTCCCGCCAGATGCCAGGGTCGGCATCATCGCCGGCGGCGGCAGTCTTCCGGTCGAAGTCGCGGCCGGCTCGGCCGGGCAGGGTTATCCGCCCTTCATCGTCCTCATGGAAGGCGAAGCCGACCGTCTGACGGAATTGTGCCAGTACGAACATGAGACGCTTGCCCTGGAGGCGATCGGCTCGCTTGTTCCTTTGCTCAAACGCCACCGGATTACCCATCTGGTGCTTGCTGGCGAGATCAAGCGCCGGCCAAGGCTGACGCATCTGCGCCCAAGCCTCAGCCTGCTGGCGGTGATACCGATTGTCGTCATGGCGCTGGCGCGTGGCGACGATGGCCTGTTGAAGGTGGTGGCGCGCGGTCTCGAGGCCCGAGGGATAAAGATCATGGGCGCCCACGAAATCGTGCCGAACCTGGTCGCCGCCGAAGGGGTCTTGACCAAAGCGGTGCCACAGAAATCGGATTGGCGCGACATCGAGGCAGGCTTTGCCGCAGCGAAGGCCATCGGGGCGCTCGATATCGGCCAGGCGGCGATCGCGGTCGGCGGCCGGGCCATTGCGCTCGAGGGCATCGAGGGTACGGCCGGATTGCTCGACCGCGCCAAACTGCTGCGTGGCCATGGCCGCATCGCCGGCAAGACCCGCGGTGTCCTGGTCAAATGCGCCAAGCCCGGTCAGGAGCTGCGCGCGGATCTTCCTTCGATGGGACCGCAGACGGTCGAAGCAGCCCACGCGGCCGGGCTTGCCGGCATTGCCGTCGAGGCGGGGCGCTCACTGATCCTCGAAGGCCCCGCAACCCTCTCACGGGCCAATGAACTTGGTCTGTTCATCGTCGGCCTGGCCGCGGCGGAGCCTGCATATGGCTGA